One region of Streptomyces rishiriensis genomic DNA includes:
- a CDS encoding malate dehydrogenase codes for MTRTPVNVTVTGAAGQIGYALLFRIASGQLLGADVPVRLRLLEITPALKAAEGTAMELDDCAFPLLQGIDISDDPNVAFDGANVALLVGARPRTKGMERGDLLEANGGIFKPQGKAINDHAADDIKVLVVGNPANTNALIAQAAAPDVPAERFTAMTRLDHNRALTQLAKKTGSTVADIKRLTIWGNHSATQYPDIFHATIAGKNAAETVNDEKWLAEDFIPTVAKRGAAIIEARGASSAASAANAAIDHVYTWVNGTADGDWASMGIPSDGSYGVPEGLISSFPVTTKDGSYEIVQGLDVNEFSRARIDASVQELAEEREAVRALGLL; via the coding sequence ATGACCCGCACTCCCGTGAACGTCACCGTCACCGGCGCGGCCGGCCAGATCGGTTACGCCCTGCTCTTCCGCATCGCCTCCGGCCAGCTGCTCGGCGCGGACGTGCCGGTCAGGCTGCGCCTGCTGGAGATCACCCCGGCCCTGAAGGCCGCCGAGGGCACCGCCATGGAGCTCGACGACTGCGCGTTCCCGCTGCTCCAGGGCATCGACATCAGCGACGACCCGAACGTCGCCTTCGACGGCGCCAACGTCGCCCTTCTCGTCGGCGCCCGCCCGCGCACCAAGGGCATGGAGCGCGGCGACCTCCTCGAGGCCAACGGCGGCATCTTCAAGCCGCAGGGCAAGGCCATCAACGACCACGCCGCGGACGACATCAAGGTCCTGGTCGTCGGCAACCCGGCCAACACCAACGCCCTGATCGCCCAGGCCGCCGCTCCGGACGTACCGGCCGAGCGCTTCACCGCGATGACCCGCCTCGACCACAACCGCGCGCTGACCCAGCTCGCGAAGAAGACGGGCTCGACGGTCGCCGACATCAAGCGGCTGACCATCTGGGGCAACCACTCCGCGACCCAGTACCCGGACATCTTCCACGCCACGATCGCCGGCAAGAACGCCGCCGAGACCGTGAACGACGAGAAGTGGCTGGCCGAGGACTTCATCCCGACCGTCGCCAAGCGCGGCGCGGCCATCATCGAGGCGCGTGGGGCGTCCTCCGCCGCCTCCGCCGCCAACGCGGCCATCGACCACGTGTACACCTGGGTCAACGGCACGGCGGACGGCGACTGGGCCTCCATGGGCATCCCGTCGGACGGCTCCTACGGTGTCCCGGAGGGCCTCATCTCCTCCTTCCCGGTCACCACCAAGGACGGCTCGTACGAGATCGTCCAGGGCCTGGACGTCAACGAGTTCTCCCGCGCCCGCATCGACGCGTCGGTGCAGGAGCTGGCGGAGGAGCGCGAGGCGGTCCGCGCCCTCGGTCTCCTCTGA
- a CDS encoding helix-turn-helix domain-containing protein, which translates to MPRWKALPGELDPQVREFVEQLRRVVDRTGLSVAVVADRTGYGKTSWDRYLNGRLLAPKGAVVALAEVTGTPPLHLTTMWELAERAWSSSEMRHDRTMEAVRISRARAAPGEFGPPPDVRERDVGRIAVTPGVAGPAGVSPTMPPSRDARIPVGGAPGGSGPRRTTLFLAGVVGVVTVVVGAFLLTDGGDRKQAVGTTGPPSPASAAPSTALPPGVLCRGSDCTGRDAEEMGCSGGLVTTARTATVGATLVEVRFSSTCGTAWGRITRAAQGDEVRVTVGPVRQTGAVTVAGDTIAYTPMVAVKSPADATVCAVLASGEQGCTP; encoded by the coding sequence ATGCCTCGCTGGAAGGCTTTGCCCGGGGAACTCGACCCGCAGGTACGGGAGTTCGTCGAGCAGTTGCGGCGGGTCGTGGACCGCACGGGGCTGAGCGTCGCGGTGGTGGCCGACCGTACGGGCTACGGCAAGACGTCCTGGGACCGCTATCTGAACGGCCGGCTGCTCGCCCCCAAGGGCGCGGTCGTGGCACTGGCCGAGGTCACGGGCACGCCTCCCCTCCATCTCACCACCATGTGGGAACTGGCCGAGCGGGCGTGGAGCAGCTCGGAGATGCGGCACGACCGGACCATGGAGGCCGTGCGGATCTCCCGGGCGCGGGCCGCGCCGGGAGAGTTCGGGCCGCCGCCCGATGTGCGCGAGCGCGATGTGGGCCGGATCGCGGTGACCCCGGGCGTCGCGGGACCGGCGGGCGTGTCGCCGACGATGCCGCCGTCGCGGGACGCGCGGATACCGGTCGGCGGCGCCCCGGGTGGTTCCGGCCCCCGGCGGACGACGCTGTTCCTCGCGGGGGTGGTGGGGGTGGTGACGGTCGTCGTGGGCGCCTTCCTCCTGACCGACGGAGGGGACCGGAAGCAGGCGGTGGGCACCACCGGGCCGCCCTCTCCCGCCTCGGCCGCGCCGAGCACCGCCCTGCCCCCCGGGGTGCTGTGCCGTGGCTCCGACTGCACGGGCCGGGACGCGGAGGAGATGGGGTGCAGCGGCGGCCTCGTGACGACGGCGAGGACCGCGACGGTCGGGGCGACCCTGGTCGAGGTCCGCTTCAGCAGCACGTGCGGGACGGCCTGGGGCCGGATCACCCGGGCCGCGCAGGGCGACGAGGTGCGGGTGACCGTGGGTCCGGTACGGCAGACCGGCGCCGTCACGGTGGCCGGCGACACGATCGCGTACACCCCGATGGTGGCGGTGAAGAGCCCGGCGGACGCGACGGTGTGCGCGGTCCTGGCGTCGGGAGAGCAGGGTTGCACCCCGTGA
- a CDS encoding aldehyde dehydrogenase family protein, whose product MADRTEQPERRDHRTIHAGGEWLEAVSGATREILDPADGRPFAVVAEGDEKDTDLAVAAARAAFDEGDWPRTPVVERAALLHRVADLLVRDRERLGLLESRDAGKTLEEGRVDIDCVADAFRYFAGLVAAEAPGRVVDAGSPDIHSVVVHEPVGVCALITPWNYPLLQASWKIAPALAAGNTFVVKPSEITPMTTIALIDLLLEAGLPAGVAGIVTGPGHTVGARLAEHPDVDLVSFTGGLVSGTKVAQAAAPSVKKVALELGGKNPNVVFADACATEEGFDTAVDQALNAAFIHSGQVCSAGSRLIVEESVRDRFVDELARRAGRIRLGRGTEDGVECGPLVSEQQRAKTEDYVASALAEGAVLRSGGRRPEPAPQRPESGYFYEPTVLDHCHREMRVVREEVFGPVLTVETFRTEDEAVALANDTEYGLAGGVWTADAGRARRVAGRLRHGTVWINDFHPYLPQAEWGGFGKSGVGRELGPAGLAEYRESKHVYQNLAPRPVRWFAG is encoded by the coding sequence ATGGCCGACAGGACGGAACAGCCGGAACGGCGAGACCACCGGACGATCCACGCGGGCGGAGAGTGGCTGGAAGCCGTCTCCGGTGCGACCCGCGAGATCCTCGACCCCGCGGACGGCCGCCCCTTCGCCGTGGTCGCGGAGGGCGACGAGAAGGACACCGACCTGGCGGTCGCGGCCGCCCGCGCCGCCTTCGACGAGGGCGACTGGCCGCGTACCCCCGTCGTCGAACGCGCCGCCCTGCTGCACCGCGTCGCCGATCTGCTCGTGCGCGACCGCGAACGACTCGGCCTGCTGGAGAGCCGGGACGCGGGCAAGACGCTGGAGGAAGGCCGCGTCGACATCGACTGCGTCGCCGACGCCTTCCGCTACTTCGCCGGACTCGTCGCCGCCGAGGCCCCGGGCCGGGTGGTGGACGCGGGTTCGCCCGACATCCACAGCGTCGTCGTCCATGAGCCGGTCGGTGTGTGCGCGCTCATCACCCCCTGGAACTACCCGCTGCTCCAGGCGAGTTGGAAGATCGCCCCGGCGCTCGCCGCGGGCAACACCTTCGTCGTCAAGCCGAGCGAGATCACCCCGATGACGACGATCGCGCTCATCGACCTGCTCCTCGAGGCCGGGCTGCCCGCCGGGGTCGCGGGCATCGTCACCGGGCCCGGGCACACGGTCGGCGCGCGGCTCGCCGAGCACCCCGACGTCGACCTGGTCTCCTTCACCGGCGGCCTGGTCAGCGGCACGAAGGTGGCACAGGCGGCCGCCCCGAGCGTCAAGAAGGTCGCGCTCGAACTCGGGGGCAAGAACCCCAACGTGGTCTTCGCCGACGCCTGCGCCACCGAAGAGGGCTTCGACACCGCCGTCGACCAGGCCCTCAACGCCGCCTTCATCCACAGCGGCCAGGTCTGCTCGGCCGGTTCCCGGCTCATCGTCGAGGAGTCGGTCCGGGACCGCTTCGTCGACGAACTCGCCCGCAGGGCCGGGAGGATCCGGCTCGGCCGGGGCACGGAGGACGGCGTCGAATGCGGTCCGCTCGTCTCCGAGCAGCAGCGCGCCAAGACCGAGGACTACGTCGCCTCCGCGCTCGCGGAGGGCGCGGTGCTGCGGTCCGGCGGCCGGCGCCCCGAACCCGCCCCGCAGCGGCCGGAGTCCGGCTACTTCTACGAGCCCACCGTCCTCGACCACTGCCACCGCGAGATGCGGGTCGTGCGGGAGGAGGTCTTCGGACCGGTCCTCACCGTCGAGACCTTCCGCACCGAGGACGAGGCGGTCGCTCTCGCCAACGACACCGAGTACGGCCTCGCGGGCGGCGTCTGGACCGCCGACGCGGGCCGCGCGCGCCGGGTCGCCGGCCGGCTGCGGCACGGCACCGTCTGGATCAACGACTTCCACCCCTACCTGCCGCAGGCGGAGTGGGGCGGCTTCGGAAAAAGCGGCGTGGGCCGCGAACTCGGCCCGGCCGGGCTCGCCGAGTACCGCGAGTCCAAGCACGTCTACCAGAACCTCGCGCCGCGTCCCGTCCGCTGGTTCGCCGGCTGA
- a CDS encoding DUF3017 domain-containing protein encodes MDGIDETDDIEVRDPVSAPDADGVARRTTRRFPLFTRDTARPEGGGRAAPGDALAARQWPIIVVLGIVALGLLVTALDVFRIGTILIGVGLLVGAVLRWLLPGVGMLAVRSRFTDIVTYTVLGTAIVLLALMAQPNPWLQIPFLKDTLHFTVSS; translated from the coding sequence ATCGACGGGATCGACGAGACCGACGACATCGAGGTGCGGGATCCGGTCAGCGCGCCCGACGCCGACGGGGTGGCGCGCCGCACCACCCGGCGTTTCCCGCTGTTCACCAGGGACACCGCACGCCCCGAGGGCGGCGGCCGGGCCGCGCCCGGCGACGCGCTGGCCGCCCGGCAGTGGCCGATCATCGTCGTCCTGGGCATCGTCGCGCTCGGTCTGCTGGTGACCGCGCTCGACGTGTTCCGGATCGGCACGATCCTGATCGGCGTCGGCCTGCTGGTCGGCGCGGTGCTGCGCTGGCTGCTGCCCGGGGTCGGCATGCTCGCCGTACGCTCCCGCTTCACCGACATCGTGACGTACACCGTGCTGGGCACCGCCATCGTCCTGCTCGCGCTGATGGCGCAGCCCAACCCGTGGCTCCAGATCCCCTTCCTGAAGGACACCCTGCACTTCACGGTCAGCAGCTGA
- the purH gene encoding bifunctional phosphoribosylaminoimidazolecarboxamide formyltransferase/IMP cyclohydrolase, whose protein sequence is MTADSTVTAESSKRGIRRALVSVYDKTGLEELARGLHEAGVELVSTGSTASRIAAAGVPVTKVEELTGFPECLDGRVKTLHPKVHAGILADLRLDSHRQQLDELGVAPFDLVVVNLYPFRETVASGASEDECVEQIDIGGPSMVRAAAKNHPSVAVVTSPARYGDVLSAVQSGGFDLAARKRLAAEAFQHTAAYDVAVASWFASSYAPVDESRFPDFLGATWERKSTLRYGENPHQPAALYVDGSGGGLAEAEQLHGKEMSYNNYTDTDAAHRAAYDHTEPAVAIIKHANPCGIAVGADVAEAHRKAHACDPLSAFGGVIAVNRPVSKEMAEQVAEIFTEVIVAPGYEEGALEALTKKKNIRVLRAPQGPAGAVELKPVGGGALLQVTDRLQADGDDPANWTLATGEALSGSELADLAFAWKACRAVKSNAILLAKDGASVGVGMGQVNRVDSAKLAVERAGEERARGSYAASDAFFPFPDGLEVLVEAGVKAVVQPGGSVRDELVVEAAKKAGVTMYFTGTRHFFH, encoded by the coding sequence GTGACCGCCGACAGCACTGTCACGGCAGAGAGCAGCAAGCGGGGCATCCGTCGCGCGCTCGTCAGCGTCTACGACAAGACCGGTCTGGAAGAGCTCGCGCGCGGGCTGCACGAGGCCGGTGTCGAGCTCGTCTCCACCGGCTCCACCGCCTCCCGTATCGCCGCCGCCGGCGTCCCCGTCACCAAGGTCGAGGAGCTCACCGGCTTCCCCGAGTGCCTGGACGGCCGGGTCAAGACCCTGCACCCCAAGGTCCACGCCGGCATCCTCGCCGACCTGCGACTGGACAGCCACCGGCAGCAGCTGGACGAGCTGGGCGTCGCGCCGTTCGACCTCGTCGTCGTCAACCTCTACCCCTTCCGGGAGACCGTCGCCTCGGGCGCCTCGGAGGACGAGTGCGTCGAGCAGATCGACATCGGCGGGCCGTCCATGGTGCGCGCCGCCGCGAAGAACCACCCGTCGGTGGCCGTGGTCACCAGCCCCGCGCGGTACGGCGACGTCCTCTCGGCCGTGCAGTCCGGCGGCTTCGACCTGGCGGCCCGCAAGCGGCTCGCCGCCGAGGCCTTCCAGCACACCGCCGCCTACGACGTGGCCGTGGCCTCCTGGTTCGCGTCCTCCTACGCGCCCGTGGACGAGTCGCGCTTCCCCGACTTCCTCGGCGCCACCTGGGAGCGCAAGAGCACCCTGCGCTACGGCGAGAACCCGCACCAGCCCGCCGCGCTCTACGTGGACGGCAGCGGCGGCGGTCTCGCCGAGGCCGAGCAGCTGCACGGCAAGGAGATGTCGTACAACAACTACACGGACACGGACGCCGCGCACCGCGCCGCGTACGACCACACCGAGCCGGCCGTCGCGATCATCAAGCACGCCAACCCGTGCGGGATCGCCGTCGGCGCGGACGTGGCCGAGGCGCACCGCAAGGCGCACGCCTGTGACCCGCTGTCGGCGTTCGGCGGCGTGATCGCCGTCAACCGGCCGGTCAGCAAGGAGATGGCGGAGCAGGTCGCCGAGATCTTCACCGAGGTCATCGTCGCGCCCGGCTATGAGGAGGGGGCGCTCGAGGCCCTCACCAAGAAGAAGAACATCCGGGTGCTCAGGGCGCCGCAGGGGCCCGCGGGCGCCGTCGAGCTCAAGCCCGTCGGCGGCGGCGCGCTGCTCCAGGTCACCGACCGGCTCCAGGCGGACGGCGACGACCCGGCGAACTGGACGCTGGCGACCGGTGAGGCGCTGTCCGGGTCGGAGCTCGCCGATCTCGCGTTCGCCTGGAAGGCCTGCCGGGCCGTGAAGTCCAACGCCATCCTGCTCGCCAAGGACGGCGCCTCGGTCGGCGTCGGCATGGGACAGGTCAATCGCGTCGACTCCGCGAAGCTGGCCGTCGAGCGCGCCGGTGAGGAGCGGGCGCGCGGCTCGTACGCCGCCTCCGACGCGTTCTTCCCCTTCCCGGACGGGCTCGAGGTCCTGGTCGAGGCGGGCGTCAAGGCCGTGGTGCAGCCGGGCGGTTCCGTCCGTGACGAGCTGGTCGTCGAGGCCGCGAAGAAGGCGGGCGTGACGATGTACTTCACGGGTACGCGCCACTTCTTCCACTGA
- a CDS encoding RDD family protein, whose translation MSFGPPNDPYGQPQNPQQGQPGYGYPQQGQPGDGQQAPQGVPPQGYGQPQHPGYPQQPGYPQQPGYPQQGHGYPQQPGYGGQPPYANWGQRFGGLVVDMLVFAVPYALVLIGKDTPALLAIGAAALVGLAIWQLIQEGRTGQTVGKKALGIRLVREIDGQPMGVGMAFVRRLAHTLDSLACYLGWLWPAWDAKRQTFADKVCSSIVIRTH comes from the coding sequence ATGAGCTTCGGCCCGCCCAACGACCCCTACGGTCAGCCGCAGAACCCCCAGCAGGGGCAGCCCGGTTACGGCTACCCCCAGCAGGGCCAGCCCGGTGACGGCCAGCAGGCGCCGCAGGGCGTCCCCCCGCAGGGGTACGGCCAGCCGCAGCATCCCGGCTACCCCCAGCAGCCCGGCTACCCCCAGCAGCCCGGCTATCCCCAGCAGGGTCACGGTTACCCGCAGCAGCCCGGCTACGGCGGTCAGCCGCCGTACGCGAACTGGGGCCAGCGGTTCGGCGGCCTCGTGGTCGACATGCTGGTGTTCGCGGTGCCCTACGCCCTCGTCCTCATCGGCAAGGACACTCCGGCACTCCTGGCCATCGGCGCCGCCGCCCTCGTCGGCCTCGCGATCTGGCAGCTGATCCAGGAGGGCCGTACCGGTCAGACGGTCGGCAAGAAGGCCCTGGGCATCCGCCTCGTGCGCGAGATCGACGGCCAGCCGATGGGCGTCGGCATGGCGTTCGTCCGCCGCCTGGCCCACACCCTGGACAGCCTGGCGTGCTACCTCGGCTGGCTGTGGCCGGCCTGGGACGCCAAGAGGCAGACCTTCGCCGACAAGGTGTGCAGCTCGATCGTGATCCGCACGCACTGA
- a CDS encoding helix-turn-helix domain-containing protein: MGAWQPLPDGLPSEVRHFVEQLRQLKDGTGLSLASLGARTAYSKSSWQRYLNAVQPPPRQAVAALCRVAGLVGSDAERHVVRWELAVEAWPRPVPASPAEEYRDDPTIPWWDQLEEPAPPASARPTGRLLLWAALLLLALLCVAVGGAVVFG, encoded by the coding sequence ATGGGCGCCTGGCAGCCGCTGCCGGACGGGCTGCCGTCGGAGGTACGGCACTTCGTGGAGCAGTTGCGGCAGCTCAAGGACGGTACGGGCCTCAGCCTGGCCTCGCTCGGCGCGCGCACCGCGTACAGCAAGTCCTCCTGGCAGCGCTATCTCAACGCCGTTCAGCCGCCGCCCCGGCAGGCCGTCGCCGCGCTGTGCCGGGTGGCGGGGCTGGTCGGCTCGGACGCCGAACGGCACGTCGTGCGCTGGGAACTGGCCGTCGAGGCCTGGCCCCGGCCGGTGCCGGCGAGCCCGGCCGAGGAGTACCGTGACGACCCGACGATCCCCTGGTGGGACCAGCTGGAGGAGCCCGCTCCACCGGCCTCGGCCCGGCCCACCGGACGCCTGCTGCTCTGGGCGGCCCTGCTCCTGCTGGCCCTGCTGTGCGTCGCCGTCGGGGGAGCGGTCGTCTTCGGCTGA
- a CDS encoding GMC family oxidoreductase — MPENAHVYDYVVIGGGTAGSVIASRLTENPDTTVAVIEGGPSDVGRDDVLTLRRWMGLLGGELDYDYPTTEQPRGNSHIRHSRARVLGGCSSHNTLIAFKPLPSDFDEWEAAGAEGWDAASMEAYYARLLNNIVPVDEKDRNAIARDFVDAARQATGVPRIEGFNEKPFDDGVGFFDLAYHPETNKRSSASVAYLHPVMDERPNLTILLETWAYRLELDGARAEGVHVRTKDGEEILVRARREVVLCAGAVDSPRLLLHSGIGPKADLDALGIPVVLDLPGVGENLLDHPESVIVWETHGPLPENSAMDSDAGLFVRRDPGHPGPDLMFHFYQVPFTDNPERLGYERPPHGVSMTPNIPKPKSRGRLYLESADPSVKPALDFRYFTDEDDHDGRTLVDGIRIAREIAKTEPLAGWLKREVAPGPDITGDEELSEYARKVAHTVYHPAGTCRMGAEDDELAVVDPRLRIRGLDGIRIADASVFPTMPAVNPMIGVLMVAEKAVDLIGDDAR, encoded by the coding sequence ATGCCAGAGAACGCACATGTCTACGACTATGTCGTCATCGGAGGCGGAACCGCCGGTTCTGTCATCGCCTCCCGGCTGACCGAGAACCCCGACACCACCGTCGCCGTCATCGAGGGCGGCCCCAGCGACGTCGGCCGCGACGACGTCCTCACCCTGCGCCGCTGGATGGGCCTGCTCGGTGGTGAACTCGACTACGACTACCCCACCACCGAACAGCCGCGCGGCAACTCCCACATCCGGCACAGCCGCGCCCGTGTCCTCGGCGGCTGTTCCTCCCACAACACGCTCATCGCCTTCAAGCCGCTGCCGTCCGACTTCGACGAGTGGGAGGCGGCCGGCGCCGAGGGCTGGGACGCGGCCTCGATGGAGGCGTACTACGCGCGGCTGCTGAACAACATCGTCCCGGTCGACGAGAAGGACCGGAACGCCATCGCCCGCGACTTCGTCGACGCCGCGCGGCAGGCGACCGGAGTGCCCCGGATCGAGGGCTTCAACGAGAAGCCCTTCGACGACGGCGTCGGCTTCTTCGACCTCGCCTACCACCCGGAGACCAACAAGCGGTCGAGCGCCTCGGTCGCCTATCTGCACCCGGTGATGGACGAGCGGCCCAACCTGACGATCCTGCTGGAGACCTGGGCGTACCGGCTCGAGCTGGACGGCGCGCGCGCCGAAGGCGTGCACGTCCGCACGAAGGACGGCGAGGAGATCCTCGTACGGGCCCGCCGCGAGGTCGTGCTGTGCGCGGGCGCCGTGGACTCGCCCCGCCTCCTCCTGCACTCCGGCATCGGTCCGAAGGCCGACCTGGACGCGCTCGGCATACCCGTCGTGCTCGACCTGCCGGGCGTCGGCGAGAACCTCCTCGACCACCCCGAGTCGGTGATCGTCTGGGAGACCCACGGCCCGCTCCCCGAGAACTCCGCGATGGACTCCGACGCCGGTCTCTTCGTGCGCCGCGACCCCGGGCACCCGGGACCCGACCTGATGTTCCACTTCTACCAGGTCCCCTTCACGGACAACCCGGAGCGCCTGGGCTACGAACGCCCGCCGCACGGCGTCTCGATGACCCCCAACATCCCCAAGCCGAAGTCCCGCGGGCGGCTCTACCTGGAGAGCGCGGACCCGTCCGTGAAGCCCGCCCTCGACTTCCGCTACTTCACCGACGAGGACGACCACGACGGCCGCACCCTCGTCGACGGGATCAGGATCGCCCGCGAGATCGCGAAGACCGAGCCGCTGGCCGGCTGGCTCAAGCGCGAGGTGGCGCCCGGCCCGGACATCACGGGCGACGAGGAGCTGAGCGAGTACGCCCGCAAGGTCGCGCACACCGTCTACCACCCGGCGGGCACCTGCCGCATGGGGGCCGAGGACGACGAACTGGCCGTGGTCGACCCGCGGTTGCGCATACGAGGCCTGGACGGCATCCGCATCGCGGACGCCTCGGTGTTCCCGACCATGCCCGCCGTGAACCCCATGATCGGGGTGCTCATGGTCGCCGAGAAAGCCGTCGACCTGATCGGAGACGATGCGCGATGA
- a CDS encoding bifunctional methylenetetrahydrofolate dehydrogenase/methenyltetrahydrofolate cyclohydrolase, which translates to MTAQILDGKATAAAIKSDLTARVAALREKGVTPGLGTILVGTDPGSQKYVAGKHRDCAEVGIASIQRELPGTATQEEIEAVVRELNDDPACTGYIVQLPLPKGIDENRILELVDPAKDADGLHPTNLGRLVLNEPAPLPCTPNGVLTLLRRYGVETKGAEVVVVGRGVTIGRSMPLLLTRRSENATVTQCHTGTRDLSAHLKRADIIVAAAGSAHLIRAEDVKPGAAVLDVGVSRSAEGKIVGDVHPDVREVAGWVSPNPGGVGPMTRAQLLVNVVEAAERSVD; encoded by the coding sequence ATGACCGCCCAGATTCTCGATGGCAAGGCCACCGCAGCCGCGATCAAGTCCGATCTGACCGCCCGGGTGGCGGCGCTGAGGGAGAAGGGCGTGACGCCCGGACTCGGCACCATCCTCGTCGGCACCGACCCCGGCAGCCAGAAATACGTCGCGGGCAAGCACCGTGACTGCGCCGAGGTCGGCATCGCCTCCATCCAGCGCGAGCTGCCCGGCACGGCCACCCAGGAGGAGATCGAGGCGGTCGTCCGCGAGCTGAACGACGACCCCGCCTGCACCGGCTACATCGTCCAGCTCCCGTTGCCCAAGGGCATCGACGAGAACCGGATCCTGGAACTCGTGGACCCGGCCAAGGATGCCGACGGCCTGCACCCGACGAACCTCGGCCGGCTGGTCCTCAACGAACCCGCCCCGCTGCCCTGCACCCCCAACGGCGTGCTGACGCTGCTGCGTCGGTACGGCGTCGAGACCAAGGGCGCGGAGGTCGTGGTCGTCGGCCGCGGGGTCACGATCGGCCGCTCGATGCCGCTGCTGCTGACGCGGCGCAGCGAGAACGCGACGGTGACCCAGTGCCACACCGGCACCCGGGATCTCTCGGCGCACCTGAAGCGGGCCGACATCATCGTCGCCGCGGCCGGTTCGGCGCACCTGATCCGGGCCGAGGACGTCAAGCCGGGCGCGGCCGTCCTGGACGTCGGCGTCTCCCGCAGCGCGGAGGGGAAGATCGTGGGCGACGTCCATCCGGACGTCCGTGAGGTGGCCGGCTGGGTCTCTCCGAACCCCGGCGGCGTCGGCCCGATGACCCGCGCCCAACTGCTCGTCAACGTGGTGGAGGCGGCGGAACGCAGTGTCGACTGA
- a CDS encoding bifunctional helix-turn-helix transcriptional regulator/GNAT family N-acetyltransferase, producing the protein MAAEQVAAFRRFNRYFTRRIGALDDHYLGQDRPLGEARLLFEIADAEAGVSLRALRGRLGLDAGYLSRMAKALEAQGLVRISVHPDDNRLRMIEPTPAGRVELKEQNRRADVRTAELLTGLGEEQRAELTEAMATARRLLRLAAITVEPVDGAAPDARACMEAYAADLTDRFGSFTASDLVRPAEVSGASGAFFVAYEEGRPVGCGGLRTLEPGVGELKHVWVHPDARRLGLARRILDRLECAATERGLRLLRLDTNASLTEARAMYRACGYQEIPAYVDHVYADHWFEKRLPTSTTAD; encoded by the coding sequence GTGGCGGCGGAGCAGGTGGCGGCCTTCCGTCGCTTCAACCGCTACTTCACGCGCCGCATCGGCGCCCTGGACGACCACTACCTCGGCCAGGACCGCCCCCTGGGCGAGGCCCGGCTGCTGTTCGAGATCGCCGACGCGGAGGCCGGGGTGTCCCTGCGCGCCCTGCGCGGCCGGCTCGGACTGGACGCCGGGTATCTGAGCCGGATGGCGAAGGCCCTGGAGGCGCAGGGCCTGGTCCGGATCAGCGTGCACCCCGACGACAACCGGCTGCGGATGATCGAGCCGACCCCGGCCGGACGCGTCGAGCTCAAGGAGCAGAACCGCCGGGCCGACGTGCGCACGGCGGAGCTGCTGACCGGGCTCGGCGAGGAACAGCGCGCGGAACTGACCGAGGCGATGGCCACGGCACGCCGTCTGCTGCGCCTGGCGGCCATCACCGTCGAGCCGGTCGACGGCGCCGCGCCGGACGCCCGCGCCTGCATGGAGGCCTACGCCGCCGACCTCACCGACCGCTTCGGCAGCTTCACGGCGTCCGATCTGGTCCGCCCCGCGGAGGTCTCCGGCGCGAGCGGCGCCTTCTTCGTCGCGTACGAGGAGGGACGGCCGGTGGGCTGTGGAGGACTGCGCACGCTGGAACCCGGCGTCGGCGAACTCAAGCACGTCTGGGTGCACCCTGACGCCCGCCGCCTCGGCCTCGCCCGGCGGATCCTCGACCGGCTGGAGTGCGCGGCGACGGAGCGCGGCCTGCGCCTGCTGCGCCTGGACACGAACGCGTCGCTCACCGAGGCACGGGCGATGTACCGGGCGTGCGGCTACCAGGAGATCCCGGCGTACGTCGACCACGTCTACGCCGACCACTGGTTCGAGAAGCGGCTCCCGACGTCAACGACCGCCGACTGA